The Gammaproteobacteria bacterium sequence GACCGAAGCGCTGCGCGCTGTCCAATCGGAATGTCAGAATTTCCAGGCGGTTGTGCCCGGCCAACTGGGTCCGTTGATCGACGCTGGCCAACACGCTGCTCATAACTTGCTCTCCTGACGGGGAAATGGCCTCGACTCACACTGCCCCCGTAGCGGCGCCCACCCCGGTTCCTTGATCGGCCCCGACGTCGGCACAGCTGCAGGCACAGCACTTGCACAGCAGGCCATACGTTGTCCTCGGAATCGGGAAGCCCGTACCCATGGCGTCACGACTGCAGCACATTTTCGGTATCACCCTGCTGATCTGCGGCCTGTCCGCCCCTGCGGGCGCGACGACCGAACCCATCCAGGTGCACGCGGACATCCTGGCCGCCGGCCGCAGCTTTCTGCTGGATGCGGCGCGCGCGCAGCACGACGGCGACGTGGAGGTGCGTATGGGGCGCCTCGACCCCCGCTTGCGCCTGGCGCGTTGCACCCAGCCACTGCAGGGGTTCCTGCCACCCGGGGCACGTCTGAGCGGCAGCGCCAGCGTCGGTGTACGTTGCCCGGGGGCTGCCGGCTGGACACTCTATATAAAGGCGCATATCGCCGTCCTGGCCCCGGCGCTGGTGACCACGCGGCCGATCGCACGCGCGGCGACCCTGTCGGCGGCCGACGTCCAGGTCGTCGAGCGCGATGTCTCCGCCAGCGGCTACGGCTACTTGCAGAACCTCGACCAGATCGATGGCATGATCGCCCGGCGACTCCTGCCGGCCGGTACCCTGCTGAACCCCACCATGGTCAAGGCACCGCGGCTGATCCGGCGCGGCGACCGGGTCACGCTGATCAACGCGGCTGGCCCGATCCAGGTGGAAATGGTGGCCGAGGCGATCAGCGACGGCACCCAGGGAGAGCGAATCCGGGTGCGGGCGCTGAACTCCGGCCGGGTGATCGATGCCTGGGTGGTATCGGCTGGCGTCGTAAAATTGACACTCTAGGTGCCGGCGGCAAAAAAGCGACTAAAGTTATTGAACGGGTGGACGATACGCCTTGCAACCGCAACCTGCAGAGCCCCCCGGAGTCTCAGAATGGCAACCGAAATCAACCATCTCCCCCCGTCCTCCGCCCAGGTGCAGGATGTCGGTGGGCACGCCCACAACAGCACCCCACCGGCCACTCCGGCGGCGGACCGGAAAGAGGCCC is a genomic window containing:
- the flgA gene encoding flagellar basal body P-ring formation protein FlgA; its protein translation is MASRLQHIFGITLLICGLSAPAGATTEPIQVHADILAAGRSFLLDAARAQHDGDVEVRMGRLDPRLRLARCTQPLQGFLPPGARLSGSASVGVRCPGAAGWTLYIKAHIAVLAPALVTTRPIARAATLSAADVQVVERDVSASGYGYLQNLDQIDGMIARRLLPAGTLLNPTMVKAPRLIRRGDRVTLINAAGPIQVEMVAEAISDGTQGERIRVRALNSGRVIDAWVVSAGVVKLTL